From a single Endozoicomonas euniceicola genomic region:
- a CDS encoding alkaline phosphatase, producing the protein MRSIKLCACVSALALTCMPVNANDSGPKYVFYMIGDGMGTAQRQVAEYYHQEATGDKQARLVMNSMPVVGINTTHSADSLVTDSAASGTALATGVKTDNGMLGMTADGREARSILEGAQAKGMATGLITTTRLTHATPAAFVAKNQSRNNENEIADSYAISGVDFFAGGGYRHFVSGEGSKRKDSKDLIQQFRKQDYKTFVGVNSTSDFRSYQPEQGDRVFAAFTPSHLPYEIDRQHDNSTPSIAEITRKGIDLLSKDKDGFFLMVEGGRIDHASHANDLAGTIMDTIAFDQAVATAMEFYHRHPEDTLIVITGDHETGGMGMGFGKNYFMNLDKVALTRESVEDKLQGVYQGDRPAFYQHIARKFQLNRLEKDEKALIERAMDAVDGKDPEQIAHYGGYDPVSIAIAHITSKRAGVYWTSYAHTATQLPLSAIGQQAEKFAGFKDNTEVAKVFADVMNIRIGVRS; encoded by the coding sequence ATGCGCTCGATAAAATTGTGTGCCTGCGTGTCAGCCCTCGCTCTGACCTGTATGCCAGTTAATGCCAATGACAGTGGTCCTAAATATGTGTTCTATATGATTGGCGATGGCATGGGAACCGCCCAGCGTCAGGTAGCTGAATACTATCACCAGGAGGCTACAGGCGATAAACAAGCAAGACTGGTCATGAACAGCATGCCAGTGGTAGGCATTAACACCACTCATTCAGCCGATAGTCTGGTCACAGACTCCGCCGCATCTGGCACTGCACTGGCTACCGGCGTCAAAACTGATAACGGTATGCTGGGTATGACTGCGGATGGCCGGGAAGCGCGTTCCATCCTTGAAGGTGCTCAGGCTAAGGGAATGGCGACCGGATTGATTACCACCACAAGGCTCACCCATGCGACACCAGCCGCTTTTGTTGCAAAGAACCAGAGTCGTAATAACGAGAATGAGATTGCGGACAGTTACGCAATCTCTGGCGTCGACTTTTTTGCCGGTGGTGGCTATCGGCACTTTGTGTCTGGTGAGGGATCAAAGCGCAAAGACAGTAAGGACCTTATTCAACAGTTCAGGAAACAGGACTACAAAACGTTCGTCGGCGTTAACTCCACCAGTGACTTCAGGAGTTACCAGCCTGAGCAGGGAGACCGTGTGTTTGCGGCATTTACCCCTTCACACCTGCCCTATGAAATAGATCGTCAGCACGATAATTCGACCCCCTCCATTGCGGAAATAACCCGCAAAGGCATTGATTTGCTGTCAAAAGATAAAGATGGCTTTTTCCTGATGGTAGAGGGTGGTCGTATAGACCATGCCAGTCACGCCAATGATCTGGCCGGTACAATCATGGACACCATCGCCTTTGATCAGGCGGTAGCAACGGCTATGGAGTTTTATCATCGCCACCCGGAAGACACTCTGATTGTTATCACCGGTGACCATGAAACCGGCGGTATGGGGATGGGCTTCGGTAAAAACTACTTTATGAATCTGGACAAGGTCGCCCTGACCCGGGAGTCAGTAGAAGACAAGTTGCAGGGCGTTTATCAGGGTGATCGACCTGCCTTTTACCAGCATATCGCCAGAAAGTTTCAGCTGAACCGTCTGGAAAAGGATGAAAAGGCTCTGATTGAACGGGCTATGGATGCGGTAGACGGTAAAGACCCGGAGCAGATTGCCCACTATGGCGGCTATGACCCAGTGTCCATTGCCATTGCCCATATCACTTCAAAGCGGGCTGGTGTTTACTGGACTTCTTACGCTCACACTGCCACTCAGTTGCCATTATCCGCCATAGGCCAGCAGGCAGAAAAATTTGCCGGCTTTAAGGACAACACGGAAGTGGCTAAGGTCTTTGCGGATGTGATGAACATCCGGATAGGCGTTCGTTCCTGA
- a CDS encoding YibE/F family protein: MRGMLLGFTTLLLALVYQLSGQPADGDVHQVAQVHLADDSRLVVIGSNRIGEQRLQVRLESDRNSGRVYEASNRLNGSMEYDEYYQPGDRVLVAIQGLETGDTPQVRVLSHYRLPVLGGLLAVFALGLLLYAGRVGVKSLLSFLGSVIIVWKLLIPGLLAGISPVIMTALTLAALSALIIISVAGWSHKGQVALAGTLIGLVVTSLLCLLVGRWLHLDGMSQPLAQSLLFETGMHLNMLDIFYAAIVIGASGAAMDVAMEMAATMEEIQLNHPDISRSALLRSGFRVGNAVIGTMTTTLLLAYSGGFLTLLMLFISRDTSLIQVINMKLVASEAARTLIGSLALVIVAPVTAWIASWVYVKDEGLVSGTVAKV; this comes from the coding sequence ATGCGTGGCATGTTACTGGGTTTTACCACCCTGTTGCTGGCTCTGGTGTATCAGTTGTCTGGCCAGCCTGCAGATGGCGATGTCCACCAGGTGGCTCAGGTGCACCTGGCTGACGACAGTCGGTTAGTCGTAATTGGCAGTAACCGTATTGGGGAGCAGCGGTTGCAGGTTCGTCTTGAAAGCGACCGGAATTCAGGTCGTGTTTACGAGGCCAGTAACCGGCTGAATGGCTCCATGGAATACGATGAATATTATCAGCCAGGCGACCGGGTGCTGGTGGCTATTCAAGGGCTGGAAACCGGCGATACGCCTCAGGTCAGGGTATTGTCTCACTATCGACTCCCGGTGCTGGGTGGGTTGCTGGCTGTTTTTGCCCTTGGCTTGCTGTTGTATGCCGGTCGTGTGGGAGTCAAGTCGCTGCTTTCATTTCTGGGCTCGGTCATTATTGTCTGGAAACTCCTGATACCGGGCCTTCTGGCAGGGATTTCCCCGGTCATCATGACTGCACTGACCCTGGCGGCATTGAGCGCATTGATTATCATCTCGGTGGCTGGGTGGAGTCATAAAGGTCAGGTTGCACTGGCGGGTACCCTGATAGGATTGGTGGTGACCTCACTGCTGTGCCTGCTGGTAGGACGCTGGCTTCATCTTGATGGTATGTCCCAGCCCCTTGCCCAATCATTGCTGTTTGAAACGGGCATGCACCTGAATATGCTGGATATTTTTTATGCCGCCATTGTTATTGGAGCCAGTGGTGCCGCCATGGATGTGGCGATGGAGATGGCTGCCACTATGGAGGAGATTCAACTGAATCATCCCGATATTAGTCGCTCCGCTCTCTTACGTTCCGGGTTTCGGGTGGGCAATGCTGTGATTGGCACAATGACAACCACGTTGCTGCTGGCTTACTCCGGTGGATTTTTGACTCTGTTAATGCTGTTTATCAGTCGGGATACCAGTCTGATTCAAGTCATTAATATGAAGCTGGTGGCATCAGAAGCTGCACGAACACTGATTGGTAGTCTGGCACTGGTTATTGTTGCTCCCGTTACGGCCTGGATTGCTTCATGGGTTTACGTGAAGGATGAGGGTCTGGTTTCCGGGACGGTGGCCAAAGTTTAG
- the ispG gene encoding flavodoxin-dependent (E)-4-hydroxy-3-methylbut-2-enyl-diphosphate synthase produces MGPRHQTHSVKVGPVTIGGDAPVVVQSMTDTDTADVEKTVAQIRLLADAGSEMVRVTVNTEEAAAAVPEIYRQLRADGYHVPIVGDFHYNGHLLLTKYDETARLLDKYRINPGNVGFGNKKDDRFNAMIDVAIKYDKPVRIGVNWGSLDKELSTRLMDENARSDNPKPSQEILHEALVLSAITSADAAVKRGLGENRIVISCKVSRVQDLISVYQMLADRCQYALHLGLTEAGMGSKGIVASSIAMGILLQQGIGNTIRTSLTPEPNGSRDREVIVSQQILQALEVRSFAPEVTACPGCGRTTSTFFRVLTDEVDVFLRTKMVTWRHQLVGVEDMKVAVMGCVVNGPGESKHANIGISLPGTGEAPSAPVFVDGKKVKTLKGENIAEEYKQMIEDYVHKTYPPRSELIASS; encoded by the coding sequence ATGGGCCCACGCCATCAAACCCATTCAGTTAAGGTTGGACCTGTCACCATAGGCGGTGATGCCCCTGTGGTCGTTCAGTCCATGACTGATACGGACACCGCTGATGTTGAAAAGACCGTGGCCCAGATCAGGCTGCTGGCTGATGCTGGCTCGGAAATGGTTCGGGTAACGGTCAACACTGAAGAAGCGGCTGCCGCAGTGCCTGAAATCTACCGTCAGCTCCGTGCCGATGGTTATCATGTTCCTATTGTTGGTGACTTCCACTACAACGGTCATCTGCTGCTGACCAAATACGATGAAACCGCCCGGCTACTGGACAAGTACCGCATCAACCCCGGTAACGTTGGTTTTGGCAATAAAAAAGACGACCGTTTCAATGCCATGATCGATGTTGCCATCAAATACGACAAGCCTGTGCGTATCGGCGTGAACTGGGGCAGCCTGGACAAAGAGTTGTCCACCCGTTTGATGGATGAAAACGCCAGGTCGGACAACCCGAAACCGTCCCAGGAAATTCTGCATGAAGCACTGGTTCTATCAGCTATCACCAGTGCTGATGCGGCGGTTAAACGTGGCCTGGGAGAGAACAGGATTGTTATTTCCTGCAAGGTGTCCCGTGTGCAGGATTTGATCAGCGTTTACCAGATGCTGGCCGATCGTTGCCAGTACGCCCTGCACCTGGGGCTGACAGAAGCAGGAATGGGCAGTAAGGGCATTGTCGCATCGAGTATCGCCATGGGCATTCTGTTGCAGCAGGGTATTGGTAATACCATCCGCACCTCGCTGACCCCTGAGCCCAATGGCAGCCGGGATCGTGAAGTCATTGTTTCCCAGCAGATTCTTCAGGCGTTGGAAGTTCGCAGTTTTGCACCAGAAGTGACCGCCTGCCCCGGCTGTGGTCGAACCACCAGCACCTTTTTCCGGGTACTGACCGATGAGGTGGATGTTTTCCTACGCACCAAAATGGTCACCTGGAGACACCAGCTGGTCGGCGTTGAAGATATGAAAGTCGCCGTGATGGGTTGTGTCGTAAACGGTCCCGGCGAGAGCAAGCATGCCAATATTGGTATCAGTTTGCCCGGAACCGGAGAAGCACCTTCAGCGCCAGTGTTTGTAGACGGTAAAAAAGTGAAAACGCTTAAAGGCGAGAATATTGCTGAAGAGTACAAGCAGATGATTGAGGACTATGTTCACAAGACTTATCCGCCCCGAAGCGAGCTGATCGCTTCCAGCTGA
- a CDS encoding DUF3015 domain-containing protein, which produces MIKLKAMAAALFTTVVTLTVPVAEANGAAGSGPNPYTDCGIGAALFADTHWAAVTSNVIWDLGSTALTSATASPETCNGKNVKTAQFIIDNYHNIAEETAYGEGEHLSAMLNVRGCQVSSHAGIISSVRSDMASYLASPAYTDLSDIEKASQYYRAMESGVSQFAGSCSS; this is translated from the coding sequence TTGATTAAATTAAAAGCGATGGCTGCTGCGCTGTTTACAACAGTAGTTACTTTGACCGTTCCTGTTGCTGAGGCTAACGGGGCGGCGGGTTCTGGCCCAAACCCTTACACAGATTGTGGTATTGGTGCGGCTTTGTTTGCGGACACACACTGGGCAGCTGTGACCTCAAACGTAATTTGGGATTTAGGTTCTACTGCGCTGACTTCCGCCACTGCAAGTCCCGAAACCTGTAATGGCAAGAATGTTAAGACTGCGCAATTTATTATTGATAATTACCATAACATTGCTGAAGAAACCGCTTATGGCGAAGGCGAGCATTTGAGCGCGATGCTGAATGTTCGTGGCTGTCAGGTGTCTTCTCATGCTGGCATAATCTCTTCTGTGCGTTCGGATATGGCAAGCTATCTGGCTTCTCCTGCTTATACAGATTTAAGCGATATCGAAAAGGCTTCCCAGTATTACAGAGCAATGGAATCTGGTGTCAGCCAGTTCGCAGGCAGCTGCTCTTCCTGA
- a CDS encoding Lnb N-terminal periplasmic domain-containing protein: MILLNAVLTSCRHCFSHYFIGFISLVFHVVFLVLVVLVSNTHASVIDDHDLSFYVHKAKSTRLHEHSTWQKLLVYEQQWTGRNVRSAIHSDSFFNAPTGYKDPEAELLATLKAIARPEESNPNLHAQCRFPARYFWLKGQLDFSEKDIPSVNCPEFNEWSMKGEVDSLSIVFATGFLGNPASYYGHTLLKLNNKNSNNNRLLDMSVNYGAIVPDGEDPITYIVKGLSGGYDAGFSHTEYYFHNQSYGEIELRDLWEYELNLSSNDVRMILAHTWEVMGEEYTYYFLNKNCAYRMGELFEIIDGIKVNPDTRFWVIPQAQILRLGQSEYKGEPLVRDIQFHPSRQSRLYERFSLLSYQEQTVLKQAVGEISTLEEPVFDALPDDSRYQILDTLIDYYQFRETLSGDSKEEQQQYQKALYKRYQLPPKAPSELNHYPSPPHRGRQPSYVQAGVVSHKQYGNGLSLTVRPAYYDALDSGSEHVEYGELIMGQFSVESYSGLSRIRAIDFISIQSLNTHVTGLPEDSSSAWRLKAGLQSASMTCSSQCLAARVEGDKGYVWRLNRQLVVGVHLGGALMDNRFGTGNVELRVTSHGIFDVTENFRVKLEHQHKRLVDVGRSLNNTQLDARYRLSKNKDIRISYQSSDSSRFLLALGYYW; this comes from the coding sequence GTGATTCTTTTAAATGCAGTGTTGACCTCATGTCGGCACTGTTTCAGCCATTATTTTATTGGTTTTATCTCGCTTGTGTTCCATGTAGTATTTTTAGTACTTGTTGTGCTTGTTTCCAATACTCACGCATCAGTCATTGATGATCATGATTTGAGCTTTTACGTCCATAAAGCGAAAAGTACGAGACTGCATGAACATTCTACCTGGCAGAAGCTGTTGGTTTATGAGCAACAGTGGACTGGTAGAAATGTACGAAGTGCGATTCATTCAGATTCATTCTTCAACGCTCCAACCGGATATAAAGATCCTGAAGCGGAGCTGTTAGCAACATTAAAAGCAATTGCCAGGCCGGAAGAATCTAACCCGAATTTACATGCCCAGTGCCGGTTTCCTGCCAGGTATTTTTGGTTAAAAGGTCAACTTGATTTTTCTGAGAAAGATATTCCTTCCGTCAATTGCCCTGAATTTAATGAATGGTCAATGAAGGGGGAAGTTGATTCTTTAAGCATTGTGTTCGCAACGGGGTTTTTAGGAAATCCGGCTTCGTATTATGGACACACATTATTAAAACTGAACAATAAAAACTCAAATAATAATCGTTTGCTCGACATGAGTGTGAACTATGGGGCTATTGTTCCTGACGGTGAAGACCCGATCACTTACATAGTCAAGGGGTTGTCAGGGGGCTATGACGCTGGCTTTAGTCACACAGAGTACTATTTTCACAATCAGAGTTATGGTGAAATTGAGCTTCGTGATCTTTGGGAGTATGAGCTTAACCTTTCATCCAACGATGTAAGAATGATTCTTGCGCATACGTGGGAAGTAATGGGTGAAGAATATACCTATTACTTTTTGAATAAAAACTGTGCTTACAGAATGGGGGAGTTATTCGAGATTATTGATGGCATTAAGGTTAATCCGGATACCCGGTTTTGGGTTATTCCCCAGGCGCAGATACTTCGGCTTGGCCAATCCGAGTACAAGGGGGAACCATTGGTTCGTGACATTCAGTTTCACCCTTCAAGACAATCAAGACTTTATGAACGTTTCTCTTTATTAAGCTATCAAGAGCAAACCGTTTTGAAGCAGGCGGTTGGTGAAATAAGTACTCTTGAAGAGCCAGTATTTGATGCGCTGCCAGATGACTCTCGCTATCAAATACTGGACACTTTAATTGATTACTACCAGTTTAGAGAAACACTTTCAGGCGACAGTAAAGAAGAACAGCAACAATATCAGAAAGCGCTATACAAGCGATATCAACTGCCTCCGAAAGCCCCTTCAGAGTTGAACCATTACCCTTCTCCACCTCATAGAGGTCGGCAACCGAGTTATGTTCAGGCAGGTGTCGTGAGCCATAAGCAGTATGGTAATGGTTTATCACTAACGGTCAGGCCTGCTTATTACGATGCTCTCGATTCTGGTTCGGAGCATGTGGAATACGGAGAGCTTATTATGGGGCAGTTCTCTGTAGAGTCATACAGTGGCTTAAGCAGAATCCGTGCGATCGACTTTATCAGCATCCAGAGTCTGAACACTCATGTGACCGGCCTTCCTGAAGATTCCAGTTCAGCCTGGCGTTTGAAGGCTGGATTGCAGTCAGCCAGTATGACCTGTTCGAGTCAATGTCTTGCGGCTCGTGTAGAAGGCGACAAAGGTTATGTATGGAGACTCAATCGTCAGCTGGTTGTGGGTGTACATCTTGGCGGTGCGTTAATGGATAATCGCTTTGGTACTGGCAATGTCGAGCTGAGAGTTACCAGTCATGGTATTTTCGATGTGACTGAAAACTTTAGAGTCAAGCTAGAGCACCAACACAAAAGGTTGGTGGATGTTGGAAGAAGCTTGAATAATACTCAGCTGGATGCCCGATATCGGCTGTCTAAAAATAAAGATATCAGAATTTCTTATCAGTCTTCGGACTCAAGTCGCTTCCTTCTTGCTTTGGGTTACTATTGGTAG
- the trpR gene encoding trp operon repressor, giving the protein MPKNQWSQLTELLHKQSHAGDLEKLLMILLAPEERDSIATRLSILKALLDGKQSQREVAAGLGVSIATITRGSNNLKSLEEADKQFLIKQIGISE; this is encoded by the coding sequence ATGCCCAAAAACCAGTGGAGTCAGCTTACAGAACTGCTGCATAAGCAGAGTCATGCCGGGGACCTGGAAAAGCTGCTGATGATCTTGCTGGCGCCTGAAGAACGGGACTCTATTGCAACCCGTCTATCGATTTTGAAGGCCCTGTTAGATGGCAAACAGTCCCAGCGAGAGGTCGCTGCCGGGCTGGGGGTCAGCATTGCCACGATTACCAGAGGGTCGAACAATCTTAAGTCGCTGGAAGAAGCGGATAAACAATTCCTTATCAAGCAGATTGGAATAAGCGAATGA
- a CDS encoding aromatic amino acid transport family protein — MSEAVLTGVEARSQKRGGSVLGGALIVAGTSIGAGMFSLPVITSGAWFGWSLVMLLIGWYCMYSAGLYLLEANLRHREGASFDTMAQATLGNFGRLINGLSVGFVCYILTYAYISGGSSIIAHTLQSVADINVGTELAGILFAVILGSVVVFGPMAVDKVTTAMLGAMVITFLGFSGGLLDNVSTSNLFNGLPLSESSPFALGMLPFIAVSFGFQTCIPSLTGYMKHDSSRLKSTLLIGSVLALAFYLIWQLVILGNLSREQFPAIIASGGNIGDLVLALEQTGLNMSTSKMLQLFSHLAVATSFLGVSMGLFDYIADFFGFSNDLPGRLKTAAVTFVPPTVLGVMLPNGFITAIGFAGIGAMIFCTISPVLMAIKGRSGQDEYQVSGGKPRMAVVFGFGLVVLVLEMANMMGMLPTFG; from the coding sequence ATGAGTGAAGCAGTACTGACGGGCGTGGAAGCCCGGAGTCAGAAGCGTGGTGGGTCTGTGCTCGGAGGAGCATTGATCGTTGCCGGAACCAGTATCGGCGCAGGTATGTTTTCCCTGCCAGTGATCACCAGCGGCGCATGGTTTGGCTGGTCTCTGGTCATGCTTCTGATCGGCTGGTACTGCATGTATAGCGCCGGGCTGTATTTGCTGGAAGCCAATCTTCGCCACCGGGAAGGTGCCAGCTTTGACACTATGGCTCAGGCAACGCTGGGCAATTTCGGGCGTCTGATCAATGGGCTGTCGGTGGGCTTTGTCTGCTACATCCTGACTTATGCCTACATTTCGGGTGGCAGTTCAATCATTGCACACACACTGCAATCAGTGGCTGATATAAATGTAGGAACAGAGCTGGCCGGTATTTTGTTTGCTGTTATCCTGGGTTCTGTCGTGGTATTCGGACCCATGGCGGTGGATAAAGTGACAACCGCTATGCTGGGTGCCATGGTGATTACCTTCCTGGGTTTCAGTGGTGGTCTGCTGGATAATGTCAGTACCAGCAACCTGTTCAACGGCCTGCCACTGTCTGAAAGCAGCCCGTTTGCGCTGGGCATGCTTCCCTTTATTGCGGTCAGCTTTGGCTTCCAGACCTGTATTCCCAGCCTGACCGGTTACATGAAACATGACAGTAGCCGCCTGAAATCTACCCTTCTGATTGGCTCTGTGCTGGCTCTGGCCTTTTACCTGATCTGGCAGCTGGTGATCCTGGGCAACCTGTCCCGTGAACAGTTCCCGGCGATTATTGCTTCTGGCGGTAACATTGGTGACCTGGTTCTGGCACTGGAACAAACCGGGCTGAACATGAGTACTTCCAAGATGCTGCAGCTGTTCTCACACCTGGCAGTAGCCACCTCTTTCCTGGGTGTATCCATGGGGCTGTTTGACTACATTGCTGATTTCTTTGGTTTCAGCAATGATCTGCCGGGACGACTGAAAACAGCGGCAGTCACCTTTGTTCCTCCAACGGTTCTGGGTGTGATGCTGCCAAATGGCTTTATTACTGCTATCGGTTTTGCAGGTATTGGCGCCATGATCTTCTGTACGATTTCTCCGGTGCTGATGGCGATTAAAGGTCGCTCTGGGCAGGATGAGTACCAGGTATCCGGCGGTAAGCCAAGAATGGCAGTGGTATTCGGCTTCGGTCTGGTCGTGCTGGTTCTGGAGATGGCGAATATGATGGGAATGCTGCCAACCTTTGGTTGA
- a CDS encoding type II toxin-antitoxin system RelB/DinJ family antitoxin — MAKETTVRARIDESLKEEAENVLKELGITTSQAINIYFSQIVLRQGLPFDVTIPKKHLN, encoded by the coding sequence ATGGCTAAAGAAACCACCGTACGCGCCCGCATTGATGAAAGCCTCAAAGAAGAAGCTGAGAACGTTCTGAAAGAGCTGGGTATCACCACGTCTCAGGCGATTAACATCTATTTCAGCCAGATAGTACTTCGTCAGGGATTACCGTTTGATGTGACGATACCCAAAAAACACCTAAACTGA
- a CDS encoding proline iminopeptidase-family hydrolase gives MTALFKTRQNKHCAPGVQWIELDNGYRVWTLRVGRGAVKVLTLHGGPGSTHEYLECLEDYLVPAGIEVIFYDQLGSWCSDQPDDDTLWQLDRFVDEIEQVRKALELDDFYLFGHSGGGLFAIEYALKYQAHLKGLVLSGITGSIQSYVTHINHIREHLPPPVVEQLKAFEDNDDQDNEAYQKLLDEYLYRQFICRLPEWPDALNRAFEHLNHNVYKAMQGNNEFVFTGNLLGWDRWNELAEIRTATLVLAGRYDTMSPDDQQQMASIIPHSRVVICDNGSHFCMWDDPENYRRALVDFFRDVESGRL, from the coding sequence ATGACTGCTCTTTTCAAAACCAGGCAAAACAAGCACTGCGCGCCTGGCGTGCAATGGATTGAACTGGATAATGGCTACAGGGTATGGACGCTCAGGGTTGGCCGTGGTGCTGTTAAAGTACTGACGTTACACGGTGGCCCCGGAAGTACCCATGAATATCTGGAGTGTCTGGAGGACTATCTGGTTCCGGCAGGCATTGAGGTTATTTTTTATGACCAGCTGGGTTCCTGGTGTTCTGACCAGCCTGATGATGACACGCTCTGGCAGCTGGATCGCTTTGTTGATGAAATCGAGCAGGTTCGCAAGGCTCTGGAACTGGATGACTTCTACCTGTTCGGTCACTCCGGTGGCGGGTTATTTGCTATTGAGTATGCCCTGAAATATCAGGCTCATTTAAAAGGACTGGTGCTGAGCGGCATTACGGGCAGCATTCAGTCTTACGTGACCCACATTAACCATATCAGGGAGCATTTGCCGCCCCCGGTGGTTGAGCAGCTGAAAGCCTTTGAAGACAACGATGACCAGGACAATGAGGCGTACCAGAAACTTCTGGATGAGTACCTTTACCGGCAGTTTATTTGCCGCCTGCCTGAATGGCCCGATGCCCTGAACCGGGCCTTTGAGCATTTGAATCATAATGTTTACAAAGCCATGCAGGGCAATAATGAGTTCGTGTTCACAGGCAATCTGCTGGGCTGGGACCGCTGGAATGAGCTGGCTGAAATCCGAACCGCTACACTGGTTCTGGCCGGGCGGTACGACACCATGTCTCCGGATGACCAGCAACAGATGGCGTCTATTATTCCTCACAGCCGGGTGGTGATCTGTGATAACGGCAGCCATTTTTGCATGTGGGATGACCCGGAGAATTATCGTCGTGCATTAGTGGACTTCTTTCGGGATGTTGAGTCCGGGCGTCTGTAG